In one window of Hymenobacter nivis DNA:
- a CDS encoding PAS domain-containing hybrid sensor histidine kinase/response regulator gives MPAASVASSPLAAARARIRALEAALREAQATSHQLSLGAALSDQNPNPVLRYNAAGERTYANPAAVRLRHQLGPVAAAGLRAQLRALAVQSLRDGRPHQTELYYESHGLQVSLVPLAATGYVSAYLIDVTARHKAERQMIEQQEFYERVLDELPSQVAVFGADQRYRYLNARSVPDEAERRQWLGKTMLDTAGFMGRLPEVATRRHRLMAQAVAERRALEWQEAYTEPDGRVSHFLRYYQPVFGAAGALEFIIAYNADITARVQAEAQLREQQAFTALVLDTTPNVIYVRDLDQNVLFQNQACQLLRAEIVPRHALVPGSVAAGERRAYAADDARVVQNGQEMVAEDCMTLPSGEVRWYHTVKRPLLRPDGAVHVLGVSTDITALKQAQYTLERSEKRYRDLMHYAQALIFTCDLRGTLLSANPMLADLLGVPTEALPGQPVATFLLADDRLVFARYLGRIAATPAAGEAEGVVQVQGPGGVHHLLYRSVVVREAGQAPYIISHAHDITGRVLAEQATQRARKEAEATARARENFLANMSHEIRTPMNGVLGITAQLAKTRLDARQQELVRFIRTSGQHLLVVLNDVLDMAKITAGKLELEQIAFNLCDAMGEALQPLAAQAREKGLAFQARPLRASCPLPWVVGDPHRLVQIMLNLVSNAVKFTEQGSVTVKSEQVGETAATVTVYFSVADTGPGISPGKQALVFENFAQAQADTTRRHGGTGLGLSISRALVEQMGGALTLASAPGVGSTFAFTLVLPRAAVPALAPAGGPVSYDTGRLAGARVLLVEDNEISRTVVRMLLEPWGALLDEVADGAAALARLAAAPYDVVLMDIQLPGLSGVDATARLRQLPDPQRAATPVIALTANAFRADGERYLAAGFNDYLAKPYDEAILYHKMVALLPPPAPAYDLAHLRRLAQGRAPFVLKIIRSFLANAPISLAELRAAAAAHDWPQVARVVHHIKPNLLALGITRPAAAVALLIARPTDPDPAAAPDARAQALAVLLAAVERALGELPAELSAELPA, from the coding sequence ATGCCTGCTGCTTCCGTCGCTTCGTCGCCCCTTGCCGCGGCCCGGGCCCGCATCCGGGCGCTGGAAGCGGCGCTGCGGGAGGCCCAGGCCACTAGCCACCAGTTGAGCCTGGGCGCGGCCTTGTCCGACCAAAACCCCAACCCCGTGCTGCGCTACAACGCTGCCGGTGAGCGCACCTACGCCAACCCCGCCGCCGTGCGCCTGCGCCACCAGCTGGGGCCCGTGGCGGCGGCGGGGCTGCGGGCACAGCTGCGGGCGCTGGCCGTCCAGAGCCTGCGCGACGGCCGCCCGCACCAAACGGAGCTGTACTACGAATCTCATGGGCTGCAAGTGTCGCTGGTGCCATTGGCCGCCACGGGGTACGTAAGCGCCTACTTGATTGACGTAACGGCTCGCCACAAAGCCGAGCGGCAAATGATTGAGCAGCAGGAATTTTACGAGCGGGTGCTGGACGAGCTGCCTAGCCAGGTGGCCGTGTTTGGGGCCGACCAGCGCTACCGCTACCTCAACGCCCGCAGCGTGCCCGACGAGGCCGAGCGCCGGCAGTGGCTGGGTAAAACCATGCTGGATACGGCCGGTTTCATGGGCCGTCTGCCCGAAGTGGCTACCCGCCGCCACAGGCTGATGGCGCAGGCCGTGGCCGAGCGCCGGGCCCTCGAATGGCAGGAAGCGTACACTGAGCCCGACGGGCGCGTGAGCCATTTCCTGCGCTACTACCAGCCCGTGTTTGGCGCGGCGGGGGCCCTGGAATTCATCATTGCCTACAACGCCGATATTACCGCCCGGGTGCAGGCCGAGGCCCAACTGCGCGAGCAGCAGGCGTTTACCGCCCTGGTGCTCGACACTACGCCCAATGTTATCTACGTCCGCGACCTGGACCAGAACGTGCTGTTTCAGAACCAGGCCTGCCAGCTTTTGCGCGCCGAAATAGTGCCCCGCCACGCCCTGGTGCCGGGCAGCGTGGCGGCCGGCGAGCGGCGCGCCTACGCTGCCGACGATGCCCGCGTGGTGCAGAACGGGCAGGAAATGGTGGCCGAAGACTGCATGACGCTGCCCTCGGGTGAGGTGCGCTGGTACCACACCGTGAAGCGCCCGCTGCTGCGCCCCGACGGCGCGGTGCACGTGCTGGGCGTGAGCACCGACATTACGGCCCTCAAGCAAGCCCAGTACACGCTGGAGCGCAGCGAAAAGCGCTACCGCGACCTGATGCACTACGCCCAAGCCCTCATTTTTACCTGCGACCTGAGAGGTACCCTGCTCTCGGCCAACCCCATGCTGGCCGACCTGCTGGGGGTGCCCACCGAGGCCTTGCCTGGCCAGCCCGTGGCCACGTTCCTGCTGGCCGACGACCGGCTCGTCTTTGCCCGGTACCTGGGCCGCATTGCCGCCACGCCGGCCGCCGGCGAGGCCGAAGGCGTGGTACAGGTGCAGGGCCCCGGGGGGGTGCACCACCTGCTGTACCGCAGCGTGGTGGTGCGCGAAGCCGGGCAGGCCCCCTACATCATTTCGCACGCCCACGACATTACGGGCCGGGTGCTGGCCGAGCAGGCCACCCAGCGGGCCCGGAAGGAGGCCGAAGCCACCGCCCGCGCTCGCGAGAACTTCCTGGCCAACATGAGCCACGAAATCCGCACGCCCATGAACGGGGTGCTGGGTATAACGGCCCAGCTGGCCAAAACCCGCCTCGACGCGCGCCAGCAGGAGCTGGTGCGCTTCATTCGCACGTCGGGCCAACACCTGCTGGTGGTGCTCAACGATGTGCTCGACATGGCCAAAATCACGGCTGGTAAGCTAGAGCTGGAGCAAATCGCTTTCAACCTGTGCGACGCCATGGGCGAGGCCCTGCAACCCTTAGCCGCGCAGGCCCGGGAGAAAGGGCTGGCCTTCCAGGCCCGGCCTTTGCGTGCGAGCTGCCCCCTGCCGTGGGTGGTGGGCGATCCGCACCGGCTCGTCCAAATTATGCTCAACCTGGTGAGCAACGCCGTGAAATTTACCGAGCAGGGCAGCGTAACGGTGAAAAGCGAACAGGTGGGCGAAACGGCCGCTACCGTGACTGTGTACTTCAGCGTGGCCGATACCGGCCCCGGCATTTCCCCTGGCAAGCAGGCCCTGGTGTTCGAGAACTTCGCCCAGGCCCAGGCCGACACTACCCGCCGCCACGGCGGTACCGGCCTGGGCCTGAGCATCTCGCGGGCCCTGGTGGAGCAAATGGGCGGGGCCCTCACGCTGGCCAGCGCGCCGGGCGTGGGTAGCACCTTCGCCTTCACGCTGGTGCTGCCCCGGGCGGCGGTGCCTGCCCTGGCCCCGGCCGGGGGCCCCGTGTCGTACGACACCGGCCGCCTGGCTGGCGCGCGGGTACTGCTGGTGGAGGACAACGAAATCAGCCGCACCGTGGTGCGGATGCTGCTGGAACCGTGGGGCGCGCTGCTCGACGAGGTGGCCGACGGAGCCGCTGCCCTGGCCCGGCTGGCCGCCGCCCCCTATGATGTGGTGCTGATGGACATTCAGCTGCCGGGCCTAAGCGGGGTGGACGCCACGGCCCGCCTGCGCCAGCTACCCGACCCGCAGCGGGCCGCCACGCCCGTCATTGCTCTCACCGCCAACGCCTTTCGGGCCGATGGGGAACGCTACCTGGCGGCTGGCTTCAACGACTACCTGGCCAAGCCCTACGACGAGGCCATCCTGTACCACAAAATGGTGGCCCTGCTGCCGCCGCCGGCCCCGGCCTACGACCTGGCGCACCTGCGCCGCCTGGCCCAGGGCCGCGCCCCGTTTGTGCTGAAAATCATTCGCTCGTTCCTGGCCAACGCGCCCATCAGCCTGGCGGAGCTGCGCGCCGCCGCCGCCGCCCACGACTGGCCGCAGGTGGCCCGGGTGGTGCACCACATCAAGCCCAACCTGCTGGCCTTGGGCATTACCCGGCCCGCGGCAGCCGTGGCCCTGCTCATCGCCCGCCCCACCGACCCAGACCCCGCAGCGGCTCCAGACGCCCGCGCCCAGGCTCTGGCTGTCCTGCTGGCCGCCGTGGAGCGAGCCTTGGGCGAGCTGCCTGCCGAGCTGTCCGCGGAGTTGCCCGCCTAA
- a CDS encoding LytR/AlgR family response regulator transcription factor → MPPIPSLTCVVVDDNEMNRLTLEHLIELTDGLALVASLGDAVGALDFLRRHPPVDLLLLDIEMPHLSGLELARILPPPQPEIILVTSHRDFAVEAFALHVADYLVKPVEPARFQQAVRRAAARRTAPPAATAELPAPNDHDQHLFVKVNNKLVRLDFADVLFIEALSTYSVLVTATQRHIVYATLKALGERLPFGHFQRVHRSYIVNTQRIDAMEDHLLHLGPYEVPVGKSYQDAFYRSLRNL, encoded by the coding sequence ATGCCTCCCATTCCGTCCCTTACTTGCGTTGTTGTTGACGATAACGAAATGAACCGGCTCACGCTGGAGCACTTAATCGAGCTAACGGACGGGCTTGCGCTGGTGGCGTCGCTGGGCGACGCGGTGGGGGCTCTGGACTTTTTGCGGCGCCATCCGCCGGTCGATTTGCTGCTGCTCGACATCGAAATGCCCCACCTCTCGGGCCTGGAGCTGGCGCGCATCCTGCCCCCGCCCCAGCCCGAAATCATCCTCGTCACCTCGCACCGCGACTTCGCCGTGGAAGCCTTTGCCCTGCACGTGGCCGACTACCTGGTGAAGCCCGTGGAGCCCGCCCGCTTCCAGCAGGCCGTGCGCCGCGCCGCCGCCCGCCGCACCGCGCCCCCCGCGGCCACGGCCGAGCTGCCGGCCCCCAACGACCACGACCAGCACCTGTTTGTGAAGGTGAACAACAAGCTTGTGCGCCTCGATTTTGCCGACGTGCTGTTCATCGAAGCCCTTTCCACCTACTCGGTGCTAGTGACGGCCACGCAGAGGCACATCGTGTACGCCACCCTCAAGGCCTTGGGCGAGCGGCTGCCTTTCGGGCATTTTCAGCGCGTGCACCGCTCCTACATCGTCAACACCCAGCGCATCGACGCCATGGAGGACCACCTGCTGCACCTGGGGCCCTACGAGGTACCGGTGGGCAAGTCGTACCAAGATGCCTTTTACCGCAGCCTGCGCAACTTGTAG
- a CDS encoding nucleotide exchange factor GrpE: MANDNNLPQDDNLTADPAHTAGGMADGETPDASAAGAELADLKDKYLRQAAEFENYKRRTTKERIELFKTANQELMTALLPVLDDFERARAATLTTTDADAVRESIAIIYNKLGKTLQQKGLTPMEVKGGDFDADLHEAITQIPAPSDDLRGKIVDEVEKGYYLGDKVIRHAKVVLGQ; this comes from the coding sequence ATGGCCAACGATAACAACCTGCCCCAGGACGACAACCTGACCGCTGACCCCGCCCACACTGCTGGCGGAATGGCCGACGGCGAAACCCCCGATGCCAGCGCCGCTGGTGCCGAGCTGGCCGACCTTAAAGACAAATACTTGCGCCAGGCCGCCGAGTTTGAGAACTACAAGCGCCGCACCACCAAGGAGCGCATCGAACTGTTCAAAACCGCTAACCAGGAGCTGATGACGGCCCTGCTGCCCGTGCTCGATGACTTCGAGCGGGCCCGCGCCGCCACCCTCACCACTACCGACGCCGACGCCGTGCGTGAGAGCATTGCCATCATCTACAACAAGCTCGGCAAAACCTTGCAGCAGAAGGGCTTAACGCCGATGGAGGTGAAGGGCGGCGACTTTGACGCTGACCTGCACGAGGCCATCACCCAAATTCCGGCCCCGAGCGACGATTTGCGCGGCAAGATTGTTGACGAAGTAGAAAAAGGCTATTACTTGGGCGACAAGGTGATTCGCCACGCCAAAGTAGTGCTGGGACAGTAG
- the dnaJ gene encoding molecular chaperone DnaJ — MATKLDYYEVLGVTRNAAGDEIKSAYRKMAIKYHPDKNPDDPSAEDKFKEAAEAYEVLSNADKRARYDRFGHQQGGGGAPNMDDIFSQFGDIFGGGGGGFEGFFGGRQGGGKRARKGSNLRIKLKLDLEEVANGVEKKIKVKRYVACQPCGGSGAKNGTELKTCATCQGQGQVKKVVNTMLGQMMSSSTCPTCHGEGKTITTTCDVCKGEGRQLHEEVIPINIPAGVANDMQLSMNGKGNFPERGGVPGDLLIQIEEEPHEFLKRDGNNIMFEQYISFVDAALGANLEVPTIEGKVKIKVDPGTQPGKILRLRGKGIKDLNGYGRGDQLIHLNVWTPKSVSDEERDLLEKLRDSQNFVPHPGKNEKGFFEKVKEYFQ; from the coding sequence ATGGCAACGAAGCTGGATTATTACGAAGTATTGGGCGTGACCCGCAACGCGGCCGGCGACGAGATTAAGTCGGCGTACCGCAAGATGGCCATCAAGTACCACCCGGACAAAAACCCCGACGACCCCTCGGCCGAGGACAAGTTCAAGGAGGCGGCCGAGGCGTACGAAGTGCTGAGCAACGCCGATAAACGGGCACGCTACGACCGCTTTGGCCACCAGCAGGGCGGCGGCGGGGCCCCGAACATGGACGATATCTTCTCGCAGTTCGGCGACATCTTCGGTGGCGGCGGCGGCGGGTTTGAGGGCTTTTTCGGCGGGCGCCAGGGCGGCGGCAAGCGCGCACGGAAGGGTTCAAACCTGCGCATTAAGCTGAAGCTTGACCTGGAGGAAGTGGCCAACGGCGTCGAGAAAAAAATTAAGGTAAAGCGCTACGTGGCCTGCCAGCCCTGCGGCGGCAGCGGCGCCAAAAACGGCACCGAGCTAAAAACCTGCGCTACCTGCCAGGGCCAGGGCCAGGTGAAAAAGGTGGTGAACACCATGCTGGGCCAGATGATGAGCAGCAGCACCTGCCCTACCTGCCACGGCGAGGGCAAAACCATTACAACCACCTGCGACGTATGCAAGGGCGAAGGCCGCCAGTTGCACGAGGAAGTAATTCCGATCAACATTCCCGCCGGTGTGGCCAACGACATGCAGCTGAGCATGAACGGCAAAGGCAACTTCCCCGAGCGCGGCGGCGTGCCCGGCGACCTACTGATTCAGATTGAGGAGGAGCCGCACGAATTCCTGAAGCGCGACGGCAATAACATCATGTTCGAGCAGTACATCTCGTTCGTGGACGCTGCCCTGGGCGCTAACCTGGAAGTGCCCACCATCGAGGGCAAAGTGAAAATTAAGGTTGACCCCGGCACCCAGCCGGGCAAAATCCTGCGCCTGCGCGGCAAGGGCATCAAGGACCTGAACGGCTACGGCCGCGGCGACCAGCTCATCCACCTGAACGTGTGGACGCCCAAAAGCGTGAGCGACGAGGAGCGCGACCTGCTCGAAAAGCTGCGCGACTCGCAGAATTTCGTGCCGCATCCCGGCAAGAATGAGAAGGGATTCTTTGAGAAAGTAAAGGAGTATTTCCAGTAG
- a CDS encoding sigma-70 family RNA polymerase sigma factor translates to MTAVATAPDFVEALNEYQPLLRRVARLYCQDADDRQDLFQEMVLQLWRAWPCYMPQPGAKLSTWLYRVALNVAVSNLRHRTRHPAPGALGADALQVAQATEAAAFEPEETAALYRAIARLSEVDKAFVLLYLEDRPYEEMADILGITQNNVRVKMHRVQEKLRSLLVPAA, encoded by the coding sequence ATGACCGCCGTTGCTACTGCCCCCGACTTTGTGGAGGCCCTGAACGAGTACCAGCCGCTGCTGCGACGGGTGGCCCGCCTCTACTGCCAGGATGCCGACGACCGCCAGGATTTATTCCAGGAAATGGTGCTGCAACTCTGGCGGGCCTGGCCGTGCTACATGCCCCAGCCGGGCGCCAAGCTCAGCACCTGGCTCTACCGCGTAGCCTTGAATGTAGCGGTGAGCAACCTGCGCCACCGCACCCGCCACCCGGCGCCCGGGGCCCTCGGCGCCGACGCGCTGCAAGTGGCCCAGGCCACGGAGGCCGCCGCCTTCGAGCCCGAAGAAACCGCCGCCCTCTACCGCGCCATTGCTCGGTTGTCGGAGGTAGACAAGGCCTTCGTGCTGCTGTATTTGGAAGACCGGCCTTACGAAGAAATGGCTGACATCCTGGGGATTACCCAGAACAACGTGCGCGTGAAAATGCATCGCGTGCAAGAAAAGCTTCGCTCGCTCTTAGTCCCCGCTGCCTGA
- a CDS encoding ABC transporter ATP-binding protein has product MTPILEALDVRKTYAAHTALDGVSLAIPEQSIFGLLGPNGAGKTSLIRIITQITGADGGEIRFRGQRLGPEHIGRIGYLPEERGLYKKMKVGEQLLYLARLRGLKRADAVARIKQWLTRLDLVPWAQKNVEDLSKGMQQKVQFIATVLHQPELIILDEPFSGFDPINANLIKDEILALREQGATIIFSTHRMESVEELCDSIALINKSRKVLDGPVSAIKNEFRTNTYEVEGKGRPILSHPDFEVVEQKARENDHFYARVKLHDGTTPNELLRFLIGQVEVHAFRERIPSINEIFIQRVGETMLETADYAN; this is encoded by the coding sequence ATGACCCCAATTCTTGAAGCCCTGGACGTGCGCAAAACCTACGCCGCCCACACCGCCCTCGACGGCGTGAGCCTCGCCATTCCCGAGCAAAGTATTTTCGGCCTGCTGGGGCCCAATGGCGCGGGCAAAACGTCGCTCATCCGCATCATTACTCAGATTACGGGGGCCGACGGCGGCGAAATCCGCTTCCGCGGGCAGCGCCTGGGGCCCGAGCATATTGGCCGCATCGGCTACCTGCCCGAGGAGCGCGGCCTTTATAAAAAGATGAAAGTGGGCGAGCAGCTACTGTACCTGGCCCGGCTGCGCGGCCTGAAACGGGCCGATGCCGTGGCGCGCATCAAGCAGTGGCTGACGCGCCTCGACCTGGTGCCCTGGGCCCAGAAAAACGTGGAAGACCTCAGCAAGGGTATGCAGCAGAAGGTGCAGTTTATCGCCACGGTGCTGCACCAGCCCGAGCTCATCATCCTCGACGAGCCGTTTTCGGGCTTCGACCCGATTAATGCCAACCTGATCAAGGACGAGATTCTGGCGCTGCGCGAGCAGGGCGCCACCATCATTTTCTCGACGCACCGGATGGAGTCGGTGGAGGAGCTGTGCGACAGCATTGCCCTGATTAACAAGTCGCGCAAGGTGCTCGACGGGCCGGTGTCGGCCATTAAGAACGAGTTCAGAACCAACACCTACGAGGTGGAAGGCAAGGGCCGGCCCATCCTCTCGCACCCCGATTTTGAGGTGGTGGAACAGAAAGCGCGCGAAAACGACCATTTCTACGCCCGCGTGAAACTGCACGACGGCACCACGCCCAACGAGCTGCTGCGTTTCCTCATCGGGCAAGTAGAGGTGCACGCCTTTCGCGAGCGGATTCCGAGCATCAACGAGATTTTTATCCAGCGCGTGGGCGAAACCATGCTCGAAACCGCTGACTACGCCAACTAA
- a CDS encoding ABC transporter permease, whose translation MDKIWLIIQREYLTRVRKKSFLVISLLAPVLLAASSLAIGKLSMGGGPDIVAVYDESQLHLLSQLVSTDDVQFVPALGTSLAASEAAFKKSKTKEDALLYVPAGISIDSTRGIQLLGNGNVPLKRQRDVRTAVSKALGALKMERSGLKQATIDALQARIELTTIDLTQQGGRRNDVGVTTAMAYVLSILVYFFIFTYGVQVMRGVSEEKSNRIMEVMISSVKPFQLMMGKILGIAGVVLTQFGLWLALSWGLTTVLVPLLLKDKAPVVAAASRPAAPATIATTAPADGTAAAPGAIDARPSSAAAAANADELPIAAPRAGAPFSIWKVLDGLPVGRIIGGFLFFFLGGYLLYSAMFAAIGSAVDDQTDAQQFMLPVTVPLIISYIVSINVIINGDPNGALAFWLSMIPFTSPIAMVMRLPFGVPLWQLLLSGTLLIVGFVGTTWVAARIYRVGILMYGKKVTYKELGKWMFYKG comes from the coding sequence ATGGACAAAATCTGGCTCATCATCCAGCGCGAATACCTCACGCGGGTGCGCAAAAAGAGTTTTTTGGTCATCTCCCTGCTCGCCCCGGTGCTGCTGGCGGCCTCGTCGCTGGCCATCGGCAAGCTGAGCATGGGCGGGGGCCCCGACATTGTGGCCGTGTACGATGAGAGCCAGTTGCACTTGCTGTCGCAGCTTGTGAGCACCGACGACGTGCAGTTTGTACCCGCCCTGGGCACGTCGCTGGCCGCCTCGGAAGCGGCGTTTAAAAAGTCTAAAACCAAGGAAGACGCTCTGTTGTACGTGCCCGCCGGCATCAGCATCGACAGCACCCGCGGCATCCAGCTATTGGGCAACGGCAACGTGCCGCTCAAGCGCCAGCGCGATGTGCGCACCGCCGTGAGCAAGGCCCTGGGGGCCCTGAAAATGGAGCGCTCGGGCCTGAAGCAAGCCACCATCGATGCCCTGCAAGCCCGCATTGAGCTGACTACCATTGACTTGACGCAGCAGGGCGGCCGCCGCAACGACGTGGGCGTAACCACCGCCATGGCCTACGTCCTGTCCATTCTGGTATACTTCTTCATCTTCACGTACGGCGTGCAGGTGATGCGCGGCGTGAGCGAGGAAAAGTCGAACCGCATCATGGAAGTCATGATTTCGTCGGTGAAGCCGTTTCAGCTCATGATGGGCAAAATCCTGGGCATTGCGGGCGTGGTGCTCACGCAGTTTGGGCTGTGGCTGGCACTCTCGTGGGGCCTCACCACGGTGCTCGTGCCGCTGCTGCTGAAGGACAAAGCGCCCGTGGTAGCCGCCGCCAGCCGCCCCGCCGCTCCCGCTACTATTGCCACCACCGCGCCGGCCGACGGTACCGCCGCAGCCCCAGGCGCCATCGACGCGCGCCCCAGCAGCGCCGCCGCGGCCGCCAATGCCGACGAGCTGCCCATTGCCGCGCCGCGCGCCGGGGCCCCGTTCAGCATCTGGAAGGTGCTGGACGGGCTGCCGGTTGGCCGCATCATCGGCGGCTTCCTATTCTTTTTCCTGGGTGGCTACCTGCTGTATTCGGCCATGTTCGCGGCTATTGGCTCGGCCGTGGACGACCAGACCGACGCCCAGCAATTTATGTTGCCGGTTACCGTCCCGCTCATCATCAGCTACATCGTGAGCATCAACGTCATTATCAACGGCGACCCCAATGGGGCCTTGGCGTTCTGGCTCTCGATGATTCCCTTCACCTCGCCCATCGCCATGGTGATGCGCCTGCCCTTCGGGGTACCGCTGTGGCAGTTGCTGCTTTCGGGGACCCTGCTCATCGTCGGCTTCGTGGGCACCACGTGGGTGGCCGCCCGCATCTACCGCGTGGGCATCCTCATGTACGGCAAAAAAGTGACGTACAAGGAGCTGGGCAAGTGGATGTTCTATAAAGGGTAG
- a CDS encoding ChaN family lipoprotein, with product MRNLALKIVCLLALCSFTLGDRPAYRLFAADGKAADYDQMLADLAQADVVLFGEQHNDPLAHWLELQVAKDLQRLKGPGKLVLGMEMFERDVQPLVAQFTAGTLPDSAFERQARPWPNYGTDYRPLLQFAQAHGIPVVGTNAPRPFAQQVARGSLTALDKLPAADRALLAPLPLKVDYELPGYKNMAAMFGGGGNSPHDGGAQTIIQAQALKDATMAYFIRTSRQPGQTLLHLNGSYHSDHHDGIVAYLRQGAPTLKVRTISVATQAQLDRLDKDNINVADYVVVIPEDMNKTY from the coding sequence TTGCGAAACCTTGCGCTAAAAATCGTCTGCCTGCTCGCCCTGTGCAGCTTCACGCTGGGCGACCGGCCTGCCTACCGCCTCTTCGCCGCCGACGGCAAAGCCGCCGACTACGACCAGATGCTCGCCGACCTTGCCCAGGCCGACGTGGTGCTCTTCGGCGAGCAGCACAACGACCCCTTGGCGCACTGGCTGGAGCTGCAAGTAGCTAAGGATTTGCAGCGCCTCAAGGGCCCTGGCAAGCTGGTGCTGGGCATGGAAATGTTTGAGCGCGACGTGCAGCCGCTGGTGGCCCAGTTTACCGCTGGCACCCTGCCCGATTCGGCCTTCGAGCGCCAGGCGCGCCCCTGGCCTAACTATGGCACCGACTACCGCCCGCTACTGCAATTTGCGCAGGCGCACGGCATCCCGGTCGTGGGCACCAACGCCCCGCGGCCGTTTGCCCAGCAGGTAGCCCGCGGTAGCCTCACCGCCCTCGACAAGCTGCCCGCCGCCGACCGCGCCCTGCTGGCCCCACTGCCGCTGAAGGTGGACTACGAGCTGCCCGGCTACAAAAACATGGCCGCCATGTTCGGCGGCGGCGGCAACAGCCCCCACGACGGCGGGGCCCAAACCATCATCCAGGCCCAGGCCCTGAAGGACGCCACCATGGCCTACTTCATCCGCACCAGCCGCCAGCCCGGCCAAACCCTGCTGCACCTCAACGGCAGCTATCATTCCGACCACCACGACGGCATCGTGGCCTACCTCCGCCAAGGGGCCCCCACGCTGAAGGTGCGTACCATCAGCGTCGCCACGCAGGCGCAGCTGGATCGGCTGGATAAGGACAACATCAACGTGGCCGACTACGTGGTGGTGATACCGGAGGACATGAACAAGACGTATTGA
- a CDS encoding MBL fold metallo-hydrolase, whose protein sequence is MRCSCLLLGLLPLGAPAQGPRPPAFDVVPLGVRGGLDEGNLSAYLVAPAGSTAYVCLDAGSLRTGLGKAVADKVFAVDADAVLKTYIKAYLISHAHLDHVAGLLLNAPDDAPKTIYGLPSCLAILQNDYFNWRAWPNFGPAGAPPALGKYHLQALAPGPEIALPETALRLRTFPLSHARPYESAAFLLRSHEDYLLYLGDTGADELEQSHQLQALWQAVGPLVRAGQLRAIFIETSYANEQPEKLLFGHLTPARLMQELAALGQVAGPGALRAVPVVITHRKPPAANEAAIARQLVAANSLGLRLIYPVQGQRLQF, encoded by the coding sequence TTGCGCTGTAGCTGCCTGCTGCTAGGGCTGCTGCCGCTGGGGGCCCCGGCGCAGGGCCCCCGCCCGCCGGCCTTCGACGTGGTGCCGCTGGGCGTGCGCGGCGGGCTTGACGAAGGCAACCTCTCGGCCTACCTGGTGGCACCCGCCGGCAGTACCGCCTACGTGTGCCTCGATGCGGGCAGCCTGCGCACAGGCCTTGGTAAAGCCGTGGCCGACAAGGTATTTGCCGTGGATGCCGACGCCGTGCTGAAAACCTACATCAAGGCCTACCTCATCTCGCACGCTCACCTCGACCACGTAGCCGGCCTGCTGCTAAACGCGCCCGACGACGCCCCCAAAACGATTTACGGCCTGCCCAGCTGCCTGGCCATCCTGCAAAACGACTACTTCAACTGGCGCGCCTGGCCCAACTTTGGCCCCGCCGGGGCCCCGCCTGCCCTGGGCAAATACCACCTCCAGGCCCTGGCGCCGGGCCCCGAAATAGCGCTGCCCGAAACCGCGCTGCGCCTGCGTACCTTCCCGCTGAGCCACGCCCGGCCCTACGAAAGCGCCGCCTTCCTGCTGCGCAGCCACGAAGATTACCTGCTGTACCTGGGCGACACTGGGGCCGACGAGTTGGAACAGAGCCACCAGCTGCAAGCCCTGTGGCAGGCCGTGGGGCCCCTGGTGCGGGCCGGCCAGCTCAGGGCCATTTTCATCGAAACGTCCTACGCCAACGAGCAGCCCGAAAAGCTGCTATTCGGCCACCTCACGCCCGCCCGGCTGATGCAGGAGTTGGCTGCGTTGGGCCAGGTGGCGGGCCCCGGGGCCCTGCGCGCCGTGCCCGTCGTTATTACCCACCGCAAGCCGCCCGCTGCCAACGAGGCCGCCATTGCTCGGCAGCTGGTAGCGGCCAACTCACTGGGGCTGCGGCTGATATATCCAGTACAAGGCCAGCGGCTGCAATTCTAA